The genomic DNA GGGGAGAGAGATTTTGAGGCACACAGCTGACATCCTGTCACTAGTCCTATCAAAAAACACTTCAGTCACTTTCCTTAGGCTCTATTTAGTCTGAAATGGCTCTAAAAAGGAACACTGTTGATGTTGCATGTCACATAAGATAATTTACAGGAGGTAAAATATCTCCTACTCCAAGGGTAAGCAACCTctaccctccagctgtggtgaaaatacaagtcccacgagacattgcaagaccctgacaatcacaggcatgatgggatctgtagtttcaccacagctggagtgccaaggttgcctatcaCTGTACCTACTCCATTACAGCATAGGAATGTGTAAATGCTGTTAATGTTTTCAGGTAAGCCAGTAAGACTACTTCTGCAAAGCGAGGAACAATGCCCAAAGTTCAGTAACAAATAGCAACCAGAACGCCTCTTTCACCTGCTCTACTGCATTAAAGTGCACACATCACTTCATTGATACGTAAGCTGCCACCATTATGCGTTTTTGTATGGCTGTACTAGCACAAAGCTCAAATAAAGGCAggatcagggggaaaaaaaaaaaaagaaaaaaaaaaaaaaaaaaaaagcacaaaaatgaatgcattactataattttttttctccAGATACCAGAATTCTATGTACCCTCATCTGACCtgttatcagcctcttgcaatccctgtTCAGCAGAGGCCAGTTGTGCTGCAGCACTCATGTGTTAACAAGGAACATGCCGATACTGTATGTAGGaatggcaaaaaaaatgtgcattcacaGGCAGGGAGAGGGACAAGTCCTGTAGGTTCTAGTTACCTGCATTAAAGAAAAATTAGGTCTTCTTTCAGAGTGGGGTGTGCCgcagagttgtgtaaatctcagaactggctGATCGTTTGACCTAGATGTATATTTTTCACAAGGCTTATCTGACTAGTTTGTGTCTTGCTATAAATCCTCCTATAGCCCCCTATGGCCTCTCTGTGGGCAACATtcgggcactttttttttcaccttatACAGTCCTCCTGTTCAATAGTTCAGACATTCAGGGCTCAGGTGGTATGGTTTTTTTACATGACCATACGGGTTCTGCTCCATCTCTGGATCCCAAAAcctatttgctctttttttttccccagacaggGCCATGGACACATTTTTGAACATATTTTTGCACAAAACACTCTTCCCTGCTCAAAAAGTGATTGCACACAACCAAAGTTTGAGACCTGCGTACGGGAGGTGAACTCATACCTTTACTTATAAAAAACGGATTTATGTACATAGAGGTTGCCCTACCGAATACAATAATGCCTGGAATTGGCTAGCGCAAGCCGATACGTTTGGGTGAGAAATCTTGAATTCCATGTTATATACCATtgactgtaatcttttttttttcctccccttcatTTGTTGTTCCCAAGCAATGTCTTACTTGCTTACAAATGTACTAACCTATGATTGATGCATTGGTATAGAGCCATTTTACACCATTGAATGGTTTATTGGCCACGTGATTGGCATATTTGAGGTTTCTCTTCCCCCTTTATTTTGTAATGCCAGTTTcatcatttgttattttttttctcggcaccagttcacaccacatgcagtccagtgcgttttttcctgcagtcagttccagaaaaaataaaaaagtaggacatgctacattttttctgcactggaacgcaccaaacGCAACGGAACCcagtgcagtggaaaaaaaaaataaaaccatctggaatgcatccggaaaggATTTGGAGCGTgtgtttgtggtgtgaaccagccctcaaagTTGTTTTTGAATGTGAAATCTCAGAACTGGCTGGTCAGACAAACAAATCCTTTGGAAGGTAAAACAGCTTCCATACCTGTGTTGGTATGTGTGGTTAGCCAATTGCctatagttcagctttaatgcatttgttaccccagcatttcaaattcctgatatgtgcctgctgtaccatttacttgtatgaaaaagtatcctgttctctgtattgcttcatttgtgtgaaatccctggtgttcctgccagttcctctgctttcctggtaaaaactaaccacactaggcGGGAGAgctcagcatggtcagttctctagctatgctgggaactcaggctgctctccaATTATCACACTTGTCCTGGACtctcccccgctgcacagccattcactgggaagctcatagTGCTGTTGCTTTTCCTCCCCCAGCTcacatgcagctgagaacagagggaatgtgatcacttataaaaaaaataaaaaagggggggaaaaaaaaaaaaaagatacaaaaataaaatttataaatacattattatatctatacacaaaatgtttgcatttcatttcaattttaaactcaatgggttgttttataatGTGATAGTTTAAACACACCTCCAAACAACTTAATTCCACTGTGCTGTGGGCCAAGCCGGTAGCCAAGCCTAGGAAGTTTACACTGATACCTGCTGGTGTCTCCTCCTTTTTGAATAGCTTATGCTTACTtattgacaggtgcactttaaagtgaAATCTGGGTGGTTGCTGTGAATTACTGATATTTACAAATcatcatatagatatatatatatttttttttttaggattaaagATAAAAAGATACATCTGATATAAACTCTTACAGGCTTAATTTATGATGTACTTAGCAAAATATCTTATCTTTTGTATTAAGCAGGATTTacgttaatgacattttttttttttataaactattttaaaaagtgcCATCATTTACAGTCTTTTTATACAGCAGTAATCTATGCTAAACTAGAAACCTAGATGCAGACAGCATTCTCACGGATATATATGTAAACCACATTCCGTATGTTCCCATACGCTACTGCACGCTGTCCTTCAGACCCTAGAAAAGTATGCGGTCAAGCATAGAAAATAAGTTCAGGTATCTGTCCTCCTTGCACCCCAGTGCCGTTTGTGCTGTCTGAGGAACACTGAAACTGTACAGTTACTTTTCCGCACTGCACTTCAGTCATTCCTTCCTGTCCAAAGTAACTCAACTCGTTGCCATCCAAGACCACACTGGCTGTATAGAAAGTATCTGGTTCGATCTGCACAGGATATTCAAACCAAACAGGGAATGTATTGCTGGATCCATCTGAAAAATATTTACTTAGGTTCTGCCCCAAGATCACACCCTGGCGCTTAAGTTCAATCTTGGCACTGTACTCTGCTGAGCCACAGCTGGAGCCATAAAGGCCGAATCCTGCAATAAATACTCTTTTATCAACAGCAAACTGGATGCTGTCACATCGACCTCGGTACCGCCACTGATTGCTGCGATAGGCACAGGACTGGAAGCGATGGCATCTCTGAGGGACAAGCCCCTTCCTGGGATTGCTTACAAACTCTAGTTCAGGTTTCTTAGCAGCTGTATACCAGAGAAAGATATCATTAGTCTCATTTAAAGTCAACACTCCAGACTGGGCAGCGCCATTGGCAAAGTCATCcagtgccatggttgggatccGAATTAAGTAAAGAGCTTTGCCCAAAACCTTCCTCTTGTTCTCTATGGTGGGAGGGAGATCTTGGCGCTGACATTCTACTTCTGCCCAACAGAGAGCCGCCTCAAAGACGAAAATTTCTTTGGCATTTAAAGTCTCTCTTTTAAGGATACTTTCAAGTGTCTGGAAGTCGATGTCGCAAAAGCCTTCACTTTTCAAAGCCAGTTCTGCTTGTGCATCAATCACTTCCCAGCACCTCTGGGTCAGATCAGGTTCTTCAAACAAGCAGCTTTGAGACAGGAGAACACAGGCATTCTTAGCACTTAAACTGGTCTCTAGGAAGTTAACACATGCTCTGGCTAGATGCGGGACGATATATTTTTTAGCAGCATACAGAGTTGCCAGGACGGTGTCAGCAGCCAAATCTATCTCATCGCAATACAAGTatctatgggggaaaaaaaaaaacaataaaataaaggtaaaatatATCGCGTGTCTATCTCATCGCAATACAAGTatctatgggggaaaaaaaaaaaaaaaaggaaggaagaagacgaCTGCATTTATGAATACTTGATATCTCTCTCTAAGTTTTATGCACATATTACACTTGCATATATAACCTGATTTATTTACTACAGGTACTTatttagcactgtcaatttacacatatatattgtacattcacatcagtccctacccttaaggagcttacaatttaaggtccccaactcacattcatacacatactagggccaatgtacctcccagcatatctttggagtgtgggaggaaacaggagtacccagggggaaacccacgcaggcacagggagaacatgcaaactccaggcaggtggtgcctTGGTTTCAAACTGACGACCCTAATGCtcccaggcagaagtgctaaccacttagccactgtgctgccccaattGAATGTTTTGGAATGATCAAGCTATTAGTGAGTCAAGTGCTGCAGACATATATATCTGGTCATCAGCcttatgtgaaagattttacacacacacacacacacacacacacacacacaccaagcaACAAAACACCTTTTTATTGCTATGAAATTTGATTGTGGGTTATACAATCCTGTGAAAATGTTATTGCCTTACAAAAATTACAGTTGACTGAAAAGTTAAATTTCAGTTTTGGGTGGAAGCTTAAGATTGCTCTTTTCTATCTCACAGGGATGTCAATCAATAGTGAAGGAGTCCCCAGCACTCCCGCATGCACTGACGGAGAAAAG from Aquarana catesbeiana isolate 2022-GZ linkage group LG04, ASM4218655v1, whole genome shotgun sequence includes the following:
- the BTBD3 gene encoding BTB/POZ domain-containing protein 3 isoform X1, which codes for MVDAKGKNMKCLTFFLMLPESVKNRSKKGPKKASSSSSSSSSKLPPVCYEIITLKTRKKKKMAAEIFPSKKPANSNSNSVQQYHQQNLTNNNTIPSPNWQGLYGTIRERNAVMFNNELMADVHFVVGSSGETQRLPGHKYVLAVGSSVFHAMFYGELAEDKDEIRIPDVEPAAFLAMLKYLYCDEIDLAADTVLATLYAAKKYIVPHLARACVNFLETSLSAKNACVLLSQSCLFEEPDLTQRCWEVIDAQAELALKSEGFCDIDFQTLESILKRETLNAKEIFVFEAALCWAEVECQRQDLPPTIENKRKVLGKALYLIRIPTMALDDFANGAAQSGVLTLNETNDIFLWYTAAKKPELEFVSNPRKGLVPQRCHRFQSCAYRSNQWRYRGRCDSIQFAVDKRVFIAGFGLYGSSCGSAEYSAKIELKRQGVILGQNLSKYFSDGSSNTFPVWFEYPVQIEPDTFYTASVVLDGNELSYFGQEGMTEVQCGKVTVQFQCSSDSTNGTGVQGGQIPELIFYA
- the BTBD3 gene encoding BTB/POZ domain-containing protein 3 isoform X2 encodes the protein MAAEIFPSKKPANSNSNSVQQYHQQNLTNNNTIPSPNWQGLYGTIRERNAVMFNNELMADVHFVVGSSGETQRLPGHKYVLAVGSSVFHAMFYGELAEDKDEIRIPDVEPAAFLAMLKYLYCDEIDLAADTVLATLYAAKKYIVPHLARACVNFLETSLSAKNACVLLSQSCLFEEPDLTQRCWEVIDAQAELALKSEGFCDIDFQTLESILKRETLNAKEIFVFEAALCWAEVECQRQDLPPTIENKRKVLGKALYLIRIPTMALDDFANGAAQSGVLTLNETNDIFLWYTAAKKPELEFVSNPRKGLVPQRCHRFQSCAYRSNQWRYRGRCDSIQFAVDKRVFIAGFGLYGSSCGSAEYSAKIELKRQGVILGQNLSKYFSDGSSNTFPVWFEYPVQIEPDTFYTASVVLDGNELSYFGQEGMTEVQCGKVTVQFQCSSDSTNGTGVQGGQIPELIFYA